From the genome of Treponema peruense:
AAATGACAGGGAGGCACAAAAATGATACGCTCCTTTTTTTCAAGTGCACTTGTTCTTTTGTGTACAGCACTGGTCGAAACGGCGGTTTTTTCAAACATTACTTCGCTTCCGGCTATTCCGGATCTTTCTTTAATCTGCGTGCTTTATCTTTCGCTGAGCAATGGAAAACTTTTGGGAGAGACTACGGGTTTTGTTTCGGGGTTGCTCCTTGATTTTTTAAGTGCAGGTCCGTTCGGTCTCAACTGTCTTTTAAGAACAATAATCGGGTATCTGGGCGGAATGTTCAATAAACTTCTTAATACTGAAGGTTTTTTTATTCCGCTGGTTCTGGGACTGTGTACAACTCTTGTAAA
Proteins encoded in this window:
- the mreD gene encoding rod shape-determining protein MreD, yielding MIRSFFSSALVLLCTALVETAVFSNITSLPAIPDLSLICVLYLSLSNGKLLGETTGFVSGLLLDFLSAGPFGLNCLLRTIIGYLGGMFNKLLNTEGFFIPLVLGLCTTLVKGILLWIISMLYPSSVILPYSPFTFQFLFELGINSILTPFVFRFLHLFKNSLIIGPESTI